One genomic region from uncultured Subdoligranulum sp. encodes:
- a CDS encoding amino acid ABC transporter ATP-binding protein, with the protein MALLEVAGIGKSFGSTAVLRDISFTLEEGEAIAIIGSSGSGKTTLLRCLNFLETADTGSITVGGETLWSAADAHTRSEADIRKKRLHFGLVFQNFNLFPQYTALQNVMLAEQLLAKERPDYKQHKKEIFAEIEEHARQLLADMGLSDRAGHYPHQLSGGQQQRVAIARALALKPDILCFDEPTSALDPELTGEVLRVLRDLAANKTTMIIVTHEMKFARDVADRILFMDGGVVVEQGPAKEVIDHPKEERTRQFLASYGK; encoded by the coding sequence ATGGCATTATTGGAAGTGGCCGGCATCGGCAAAAGCTTCGGCAGTACCGCCGTGCTGCGGGATATCTCCTTTACGCTGGAGGAAGGCGAGGCTATCGCCATTATCGGGTCGTCGGGTTCCGGCAAGACAACCCTTTTGCGCTGCCTGAATTTTCTGGAAACCGCCGACACCGGGTCCATCACGGTGGGGGGCGAGACCCTCTGGAGCGCCGCCGACGCCCACACCCGGAGCGAGGCGGATATCCGCAAAAAGCGGCTGCATTTCGGGCTGGTGTTCCAGAACTTCAACCTCTTCCCCCAGTATACGGCATTGCAGAACGTCATGCTGGCGGAACAGCTGCTGGCCAAGGAACGCCCCGACTACAAGCAGCACAAAAAGGAAATCTTTGCGGAAATTGAGGAACATGCCCGGCAATTGCTGGCCGACATGGGCCTGTCCGACCGGGCGGGGCATTATCCCCACCAGCTTTCGGGCGGACAGCAGCAGCGTGTGGCCATCGCCCGCGCCCTGGCCCTGAAGCCGGATATCCTCTGTTTCGATGAGCCCACCTCGGCCCTTGACCCGGAACTCACCGGCGAGGTGCTGCGGGTGCTGCGGGACCTGGCGGCCAACAAGACCACCATGATCATCGTCACCCATGAGATGAAGTTCGCCCGGGATGTGGCGGACCGCATCCTCTTCATGGACGGCGGCGTGGTGGTGGAACAGGGCCCCGCCAAGGAGGTCATCGACCATCCCAAGGAGGAACGCACCCGGCAGTTCCTGGCAAGCTACGGGAAGTAG
- the trxA gene encoding thioredoxin, giving the protein MVHEVHKNDLTQAQAADVAVLDFNATWCNPCRMLAPVLEAASEELEGKALFYGIDVDENPALAQQFGISSIPALVVLKNGQPVARQVGFMPKVTLMHWLGTVL; this is encoded by the coding sequence ATGGTACACGAAGTACACAAGAATGATCTGACCCAGGCCCAGGCCGCCGACGTGGCGGTGCTGGATTTCAACGCCACCTGGTGCAATCCCTGCAGGATGCTGGCCCCGGTGCTGGAGGCGGCCAGCGAGGAGCTGGAGGGCAAGGCGCTGTTCTACGGCATCGACGTGGACGAGAACCCGGCCCTGGCCCAGCAGTTCGGCATTTCCAGCATTCCGGCGCTGGTGGTCCTCAAGAACGGCCAGCCCGTCGCCCGCCAGGTGGGATTTATGCCCAAAGTGACCCTCATGCATTGGCTGGGCACGGTGCTGTAA
- a CDS encoding NAD(P)/FAD-dependent oxidoreductase produces MARTEIAIIGSGPAGVSAAITASLRGKPVLLFGSKNLSDKIGKAHTIRNYPGLPDISGEALRAAFQRHLDAMGVTVTEARVNAVYAMGDYFAIQTASETYEATAVILATGVVQGKPLPGEEEYLGRGVSYCATCDAPLYRGKRVAVIGSSPAAEPEAAYLAEVAATVLYLPLYEGTPDLPATVQVIREKPTAVVGETLVTALHTDGGAYPVDGVFLLRDAMAPTQLVPGLEGSGGHVAVNAKMETNIPGCFACGDAVGLPYQYVKAAGEGNVAALSAVAYLAARKQSAKE; encoded by the coding sequence ATGGCACGTACAGAGATTGCCATCATCGGCAGCGGGCCCGCGGGGGTGTCGGCGGCCATCACCGCCAGTCTGCGGGGCAAGCCGGTGCTGCTGTTTGGCAGCAAGAACTTAAGCGACAAGATCGGCAAAGCCCATACGATCCGCAATTATCCGGGATTGCCCGACATCAGCGGCGAGGCGCTGCGGGCGGCGTTCCAGCGGCATCTGGACGCCATGGGCGTGACGGTGACCGAGGCCCGGGTGAACGCGGTGTACGCCATGGGGGACTATTTTGCCATCCAGACGGCCAGCGAAACCTACGAGGCCACAGCGGTGATCCTGGCCACGGGTGTGGTGCAGGGCAAGCCGCTGCCCGGCGAGGAGGAGTATCTCGGCCGCGGGGTGAGTTACTGCGCCACCTGTGACGCGCCCCTTTACCGGGGCAAGCGGGTGGCGGTGATCGGGTCCAGTCCGGCCGCCGAGCCGGAGGCCGCCTATCTTGCCGAGGTGGCGGCGACGGTGCTCTACCTGCCCTTGTATGAAGGGACGCCCGACCTGCCCGCCACGGTGCAGGTCATCCGGGAGAAGCCCACAGCGGTGGTCGGCGAAACGCTGGTGACGGCGCTGCACACCGACGGCGGGGCGTACCCGGTGGACGGAGTGTTTTTGCTGCGGGACGCCATGGCGCCCACCCAGCTGGTACCGGGGCTGGAGGGTTCCGGCGGGCACGTGGCGGTGAACGCGAAGATGGAGACCAACATTCCGGGCTGTTTTGCCTGCGGCGACGCGGTGGGGCTGCCCTATCAGTATGTGAAAGCGGCGGGCGAAGGCAACGTGGCGGCCTTATCGGCGGTGGCGTACCTGGCGGCCCGCAAGCAGAGCGCAAAGGAGTAA
- a CDS encoding carboxypeptidase M32: MKDSIVRLRALEKQLYAYRYALNVVDFDAETVAPEGGADGRAEACEVLSRASFDLLVNEDTAALLRQAATDAEDDQQTAEVRELQRQYDEIAKIPAAEYAAFTKLVQQSIPVWTKAKRTNDFALFAPFLEKIVAARRAQARYFAPDRDPYEVWLDRYERGLTIAQCDEFFATLRATIVPLLAAIRDHGAPIRTDFLDQDWPLDAQKKVSEKIMELWGLEPEHCLLAESEHPFTTEFWRGDVRITTHYMPRDMFSNLYSVAHEGGHALYERHIAPELDYTAVTGGSTMGLHESQSRLFENYVGRSRAFVHCLYPTLRELFPTQLADVSEEEIWRAVNRAEPGLIRTEADELTYALHIMVRYELEKAMIQGTLAVRDLPAAWNARYKEYLGLDVPDDGHGCLQDIHWAMGDIGYFPSYALGSAYGAQAIADLRKTMDLDAQWAAGDLEPLKNALCDRLWKYGCSKEPAWLVKSLCGGDFDPRYFTDYLKAKYTDLYKL, encoded by the coding sequence ATGAAAGACTCGATTGTGCGCCTGCGGGCGCTGGAAAAGCAGCTGTATGCCTACCGGTATGCGCTGAACGTGGTGGATTTTGACGCCGAGACGGTGGCCCCGGAGGGGGGCGCCGACGGCCGGGCGGAGGCCTGCGAGGTGCTGAGCCGGGCCAGTTTTGATTTGCTGGTGAACGAGGACACCGCCGCGCTGCTGCGGCAGGCGGCGACGGACGCCGAGGACGACCAGCAGACCGCCGAGGTACGGGAGCTGCAGCGGCAGTACGACGAGATTGCAAAAATTCCCGCCGCCGAGTACGCGGCCTTCACCAAGCTGGTGCAGCAGAGCATCCCGGTGTGGACGAAAGCAAAGCGCACCAACGATTTTGCGCTGTTTGCGCCGTTTCTTGAAAAGATCGTGGCGGCCCGCCGGGCCCAGGCCCGGTACTTTGCCCCCGACCGCGACCCCTACGAGGTCTGGCTGGACCGGTACGAGCGTGGCCTGACCATCGCCCAGTGCGACGAGTTCTTCGCCACGCTGCGGGCCACCATTGTGCCGCTGCTGGCGGCCATCCGGGACCACGGCGCCCCCATCCGCACCGACTTCCTCGACCAGGACTGGCCGCTGGACGCCCAGAAGAAGGTCTCCGAAAAAATCATGGAGCTGTGGGGCCTCGAGCCGGAGCACTGTCTGCTGGCCGAGAGCGAGCACCCCTTCACCACGGAATTCTGGCGGGGGGATGTGCGCATCACCACCCACTATATGCCCCGGGATATGTTCTCCAACCTCTACAGCGTGGCCCACGAGGGCGGCCATGCCCTCTACGAGCGGCACATCGCGCCGGAGCTGGACTACACGGCGGTGACGGGCGGTTCCACCATGGGCCTGCACGAGAGCCAGAGCCGGCTGTTTGAGAACTATGTGGGCCGGAGCCGGGCCTTTGTGCACTGCCTCTACCCCACCCTGCGGGAGCTCTTCCCCACCCAGCTGGCCGACGTTTCCGAGGAGGAGATCTGGCGGGCGGTGAACCGAGCGGAGCCGGGGCTGATCCGCACCGAGGCGGACGAGCTGACCTACGCGCTGCACATCATGGTGCGCTACGAGCTGGAGAAGGCGATGATCCAGGGCACGCTGGCGGTCAGGGACCTGCCGGCGGCCTGGAACGCCAGGTACAAGGAGTACCTGGGCCTGGATGTGCCGGACGACGGCCACGGCTGCCTGCAGGACATCCACTGGGCCATGGGCGACATCGGCTACTTCCCCAGCTACGCCCTGGGCAGCGCCTACGGGGCCCAGGCCATCGCCGACCTGCGCAAGACCATGGACCTGGACGCCCAGTGGGCGGCGGGCGACCTGGAGCCGCTGAAAAACGCCCTCTGCGACCGGCTGTGGAAGTACGGCTGCTCCAAGGAACCGGCCTGGCTGGTGAAGAGCCTGTGCGGCGGCGACTTTGACCCCCGCTACTTCACCGACTACCTGAAGGCCAAGTACACCGACCTGTACAAGCTGTAA
- a CDS encoding glycosyltransferase translates to MPQDSPLVSIIVPIYNAQDHIARCLESIRRQTYRNLEILLLNDGSQDVSLQVCQMYAGVDKRILLIDKANSGVAATRNLGLQFATGDYLQFVDADDTLMPNATELLVDRATRSDADLVIAHYNRITPPRPRSEEAEARRPRPPRPDKVQTFGFLLEGPMTKEQFAAGLMQEPASFYYGVMWNKLYRADIVRAHEDVVCAEELDWSEDLYFNLSYIRYAQKFYALSTPVYNYYNTPGSAVHTVLNPVNVVATRATLFNYYKELYEHLGLYEEYKPQIYKYLVAMAES, encoded by the coding sequence ATGCCGCAGGATTCGCCGCTGGTCAGTATCATTGTACCCATTTACAACGCCCAGGATCACATTGCCCGGTGTCTGGAGAGCATCCGCCGCCAGACCTACCGCAACCTGGAGATCCTGCTGCTCAACGACGGCAGCCAGGACGTGAGCCTGCAGGTCTGCCAGATGTATGCCGGGGTGGACAAGCGCATCCTGCTCATTGACAAGGCCAACAGCGGGGTGGCGGCCACCCGCAACCTGGGGCTGCAGTTCGCCACCGGGGACTATCTCCAGTTCGTGGACGCCGACGACACCCTGATGCCCAATGCCACCGAACTGCTGGTGGACCGGGCCACCCGGTCGGACGCCGACCTGGTCATCGCCCACTACAACCGCATCACGCCGCCCCGCCCCCGCAGCGAGGAGGCGGAAGCCCGCCGTCCCCGGCCACCCCGCCCCGACAAGGTGCAGACCTTCGGCTTCCTGCTGGAAGGCCCCATGACCAAGGAACAGTTCGCCGCGGGACTCATGCAGGAACCGGCCAGCTTCTACTACGGCGTCATGTGGAACAAGCTCTACCGGGCCGACATCGTCCGTGCCCATGAGGACGTTGTCTGCGCCGAGGAACTGGACTGGTCGGAGGACCTCTACTTCAACCTCAGCTACATCCGCTATGCCCAGAAGTTCTACGCCCTGTCCACCCCCGTCTACAACTACTACAACACCCCCGGCAGCGCCGTGCACACCGTGCTGAACCCGGTGAACGTGGTGGCCACCCGGGCCACCCTCTTCAACTACTACAAGGAACTGTACGAACATCTGGGCCTGTACGAGGAGTACAAGCCCCAGATCTACAAATACCTGGTGGCGATGGCGGAAAGCTGA
- a CDS encoding zinc ribbon domain-containing protein, producing the protein MKRCPKCGAVSRRPGEKFCSKCGAPLSEVPPQAPGWPPESFVRRKRGVVVLTVAAVVVLILVLWVGAFQLFGRSAQPADAPATVTAESAAATAVPGEADRLYLENLTEVPGLRITVNGVETTFAAAEDGRLYLDRSVLTQTDTLLRAIQPQGDSYETSLALVSKPSNPTASFGTMTPCDAEGYNDPDEAYLDAMLSVYYRSQLQAFNSRKVEDLRFSSDLNGQSWEGDITQGAYDAVQYNLDTSDMTFSTAGLAYGDHKVTLNAAGQWTGVNRNTGETESGTDYMTIQAIWRDGIWQVDRCVPCSQEDYEAGVLQISSH; encoded by the coding sequence ATGAAACGCTGTCCCAAGTGCGGGGCCGTCAGCCGCCGGCCCGGCGAAAAATTCTGCTCAAAGTGCGGTGCGCCTCTCTCGGAGGTGCCGCCCCAGGCCCCCGGCTGGCCGCCGGAATCCTTTGTGCGCCGCAAGCGCGGGGTGGTCGTGCTGACGGTGGCCGCCGTGGTGGTGCTCATCCTGGTGCTGTGGGTGGGGGCCTTCCAGCTGTTCGGCCGCTCCGCCCAGCCCGCCGACGCCCCGGCGACCGTCACGGCGGAGAGCGCCGCCGCCACCGCCGTTCCCGGCGAGGCCGACCGCCTCTACCTGGAAAACCTCACCGAGGTGCCGGGGCTGCGGATCACCGTCAACGGGGTGGAGACCACCTTCGCCGCCGCCGAGGACGGCCGCCTCTACCTGGACCGGAGCGTCCTGACCCAGACCGACACCCTGCTGCGGGCCATCCAGCCCCAGGGCGACAGCTACGAGACCTCCCTGGCCCTGGTGTCCAAGCCCAGCAACCCCACGGCCTCCTTCGGCACCATGACCCCCTGCGACGCGGAAGGCTACAACGACCCCGATGAAGCCTACCTGGACGCCATGCTGTCGGTGTACTACCGCTCCCAGCTGCAGGCCTTCAACTCCCGCAAGGTGGAGGACCTGCGGTTCTCCAGCGACCTCAACGGCCAGAGCTGGGAGGGGGATATCACCCAGGGCGCCTACGACGCCGTCCAGTACAACCTGGATACCTCCGACATGACCTTCTCCACGGCCGGGCTGGCCTACGGCGACCACAAGGTCACGCTGAACGCCGCCGGACAGTGGACCGGCGTCAACCGCAACACCGGCGAAACGGAATCCGGCACCGACTATATGACCATCCAGGCCATCTGGCGGGATGGCATCTGGCAGGTGGACCGCTGCGTGCCCTGCAGCCAGGAGGATTACGAAGCGGGTGTACTGCAAATTTCTTCCCATTGA
- a CDS encoding aminopeptidase P family protein, whose protein sequence is MTTNEKIAALRAAAKAAGADAVLLMTSDPHCSEYLPAYYNALPWFSGFTGENSTLVVTQEGSALWCDGRFYVQADKQLAGTEIECMHAGSAGVPTVAEYLAAHVKAGETLLLNGSCVPADLAHEYADVLAKNGASLKSQDVASPIWDATGERPALPDTPCQLLTVAQTGATAAEKVARVREELAKAGATALAVTGLDCVGWLLNLRARDLPCTPLAVAYALVTSRDCTLFVAPGRLTDADAATLAENGVAIRGYGDLLDAVSKVDAGEVFLVDEKATNFDLYTALSAYKTVAGTDPIFALKGVKNEVELKNIRECHIRDGVAVVRFEMDLEKALAEGKELYETDIEKMLQKRRAEQPGYFEDSFSTIAAWGPNAAMMHYHAEGEVNSKIERRGFLLVDNGGQYDCGTTDITRTYPVGSLTDDERKYYTWVLQSHIDMARAVFLDYCTGFALDTFARGPVWAHKVNYRCGTGHGVGFISGVHEGPQSLRPNNPVIFKPGMTITDEPGIYETDEVGIRIENELECIDLGDNQYGHWLGFTPLTVVPIDTTPVIVDELSRVQIDWLNAFHKHVYETLAPRLTDEEKTWLANKCAPIGR, encoded by the coding sequence TTGACAACCAATGAAAAGATTGCCGCGCTGCGTGCCGCCGCGAAAGCCGCGGGCGCAGACGCCGTTTTGCTGATGACCAGCGACCCGCATTGCAGCGAGTATCTGCCGGCCTACTACAATGCCCTGCCGTGGTTCTCCGGCTTCACCGGCGAGAATTCCACCCTGGTGGTGACCCAGGAGGGTTCTGCGCTGTGGTGTGACGGCCGGTTCTATGTCCAGGCGGACAAGCAGCTGGCGGGCACCGAGATCGAGTGCATGCATGCCGGTTCGGCGGGGGTGCCCACGGTGGCGGAGTACCTGGCGGCCCATGTAAAAGCCGGGGAGACGCTGCTTTTGAACGGCAGCTGTGTGCCGGCGGACCTGGCCCACGAGTATGCCGATGTTCTTGCCAAGAACGGTGCTTCGCTGAAGAGCCAGGACGTGGCCAGCCCCATCTGGGATGCCACCGGCGAGCGTCCGGCGCTGCCCGACACCCCCTGCCAGCTGCTGACGGTGGCCCAGACCGGCGCCACGGCGGCGGAGAAGGTAGCCCGGGTGCGGGAAGAGCTGGCGAAAGCCGGTGCCACGGCGCTGGCCGTGACGGGTCTTGACTGCGTGGGCTGGCTGCTGAACCTGCGGGCGCGGGATCTGCCCTGCACGCCGCTGGCGGTGGCCTATGCGCTGGTGACTTCCAGGGATTGCACGCTGTTTGTGGCGCCGGGACGGCTGACTGACGCCGACGCCGCCACGCTGGCGGAAAACGGCGTGGCCATCCGCGGCTACGGCGATCTGCTGGACGCGGTGAGCAAGGTGGATGCCGGCGAGGTGTTCCTGGTGGACGAGAAGGCCACCAACTTTGACCTGTACACGGCGCTGTCGGCCTACAAGACGGTAGCGGGCACCGATCCCATCTTTGCGCTGAAGGGCGTGAAGAACGAGGTGGAGCTGAAGAACATCCGGGAATGCCATATCCGGGACGGCGTGGCGGTGGTCCGGTTCGAGATGGACCTGGAGAAGGCGCTGGCCGAGGGCAAGGAGCTCTACGAGACCGACATTGAAAAGATGCTGCAGAAGCGCCGTGCCGAGCAGCCGGGTTATTTTGAGGACAGTTTCTCCACCATTGCGGCCTGGGGTCCCAACGCGGCGATGATGCATTACCATGCCGAAGGCGAGGTCAACAGCAAGATCGAGCGGCGCGGGTTCCTGCTGGTGGATAACGGCGGCCAGTACGACTGCGGCACCACCGACATCACCCGGACCTATCCGGTGGGGTCCCTGACCGACGACGAGCGCAAGTATTACACCTGGGTGCTGCAGAGCCACATCGACATGGCCCGGGCGGTTTTCCTGGATTACTGCACGGGGTTTGCGCTGGACACCTTTGCCCGGGGTCCCGTGTGGGCACACAAGGTGAATTACCGCTGCGGCACCGGCCACGGTGTGGGATTCATTTCCGGTGTGCATGAGGGCCCCCAGAGTCTGCGGCCCAACAATCCCGTCATCTTCAAGCCGGGCATGACCATCACCGACGAGCCGGGCATCTATGAGACCGACGAGGTGGGTATCCGCATCGAGAATGAGCTGGAGTGCATCGACCTGGGCGACAACCAGTACGGCCATTGGCTGGGCTTCACGCCGCTGACGGTGGTGCCCATCGACACCACGCCGGTGATCGTGGATGAGCTGTCCCGGGTGCAGATCGACTGGCTGAACGCCTTCCACAAGCATGTGTACGAGACGCTGGCCCCCCGCCTGACCGATGAGGAAAAGACCTGGCTGGCCAACAAGTGCGCGCCCATCGGGCGGTGA
- a CDS encoding GTP-binding protein yields the protein MAENKTKIDIFSGFLGAGKTTLIKKLIQECFMGEKIVLIENEFGEIGIDGGFMREAGIQVNELNSGCICCSLVGDFREALKKVVETYHPDRILIEPSGVGKLSDVTRAVEGVAETLPVILNSFVTVADVNKVKMYMKNFGEFYDDQVSHASCIILSRTGNASEKKIADAVALLAEKNPTATIVTTDWTALTGSQIVSVMDGKRDLVAELLKEARAANEAHAGEEEHHHHHHHHDGEEHECCHHHDHDEEEHECCHHHDHDEEEHECCHHHDHDEEEHECCHHHDHDEEEHECCHHHDHDHEEGECCHDHAHHEHHYDEHGVCSCGHHHHDHDADEIFTSWGRETAHKFSHAALDEALTKLDSGDYGMILRAKGIVDGGAEGWLEFDMVPGEHEIRSSTPDVTGKLCVIGSELKESELATLFGL from the coding sequence ATGGCAGAGAACAAGACCAAAATTGATATTTTTTCCGGCTTTCTGGGCGCAGGCAAGACCACGCTCATCAAAAAACTGATTCAGGAATGTTTTATGGGCGAGAAAATCGTCCTGATCGAAAACGAATTCGGTGAGATCGGCATCGACGGCGGCTTCATGCGGGAGGCCGGCATCCAGGTCAACGAACTGAACTCCGGCTGCATCTGCTGCTCCCTGGTGGGCGACTTCCGGGAAGCTCTCAAGAAGGTCGTGGAGACCTACCACCCCGACCGCATCCTCATCGAGCCCTCCGGCGTGGGCAAACTGTCCGATGTGACCCGCGCCGTGGAAGGCGTGGCCGAGACCCTGCCCGTCATCCTCAACAGCTTTGTGACCGTCGCCGACGTGAACAAGGTCAAGATGTATATGAAGAACTTCGGCGAGTTCTACGATGACCAGGTCAGCCACGCTTCCTGCATCATCCTCAGCCGCACCGGCAACGCCAGCGAGAAGAAGATCGCCGACGCCGTGGCCCTGCTGGCCGAAAAGAACCCCACCGCCACCATCGTCACCACCGACTGGACCGCCCTCACCGGCAGCCAGATCGTCTCGGTCATGGACGGCAAGCGGGACCTGGTGGCCGAGCTGCTCAAGGAGGCCCGCGCCGCCAACGAGGCCCATGCCGGCGAGGAGGAACACCACCACCATCACCATCATCACGACGGCGAGGAGCATGAGTGCTGCCATCATCACGATCATGACGAGGAAGAGCACGAGTGCTGCCATCATCATGACCATGACGAGGAGGAGCATGAGTGCTGCCATCATCACGATCATGACGAGGAGGAGCATGAGTGCTGCCATCATCACGATCATGACGAGGAAGAGCACGAGTGCTGCCATCATCATGACCACGACCACGAGGAGGGCGAGTGCTGCCACGATCACGCGCATCATGAGCACCACTACGACGAGCACGGCGTCTGCAGCTGCGGGCATCATCACCACGACCACGACGCCGACGAGATCTTCACCAGCTGGGGCCGCGAGACGGCCCACAAGTTCAGCCATGCGGCGCTGGACGAGGCCCTCACCAAGCTGGACAGCGGCGATTACGGCATGATCCTGCGGGCCAAGGGCATCGTGGACGGCGGCGCCGAGGGCTGGCTGGAGTTCGACATGGTGCCCGGCGAGCACGAGATCCGGTCCAGCACCCCCGATGTCACCGGCAAGCTGTGCGTCATCGGCTCGGAGCTGAAAGAGAGCGAGCTCGCGACGCTGTTCGGCCTGTAA
- a CDS encoding GTP-binding protein — protein sequence MARQIPVYLFVGQLESGKTKFIQETMEDPQFDSGDKTLLLVCEEGEEEYDPDRFAFGGVHVAQLEDKSELTKENLEALEKKSGCGRVIIEYNGMWLIQDLYDAMPDNWLVYQCLATADGTTIKTYAGDNAMRSLLLDKLRGSELLVVNRAEHVNDDESRQLIHKLVRQASRRCDIAYEFADGSVAYDDIPDPLPFDVNAPVIEIPEEFFGIWYMDCMDDAKKYDGKTVKFLAQVCQTNRAGKGSFVPGRFAMTCCVQDIQFVGFPCKYDDYKNLEQRSWITLTAKVNVKYHPIYQGQTPDATGPVLTALKVEPGEKPKDDVVMFS from the coding sequence ATGGCAAGACAGATTCCGGTCTACCTGTTTGTAGGCCAGCTGGAGAGCGGCAAGACCAAGTTCATCCAGGAGACGATGGAGGACCCCCAGTTCGATTCCGGCGACAAGACGCTGCTGCTGGTCTGCGAGGAGGGCGAGGAAGAGTACGACCCCGACCGCTTTGCCTTCGGCGGGGTGCATGTGGCCCAGCTGGAGGACAAGAGCGAACTGACCAAAGAAAACCTGGAAGCGCTGGAGAAAAAGTCCGGCTGCGGCCGCGTCATCATCGAGTACAACGGCATGTGGCTGATCCAGGACCTGTACGACGCCATGCCGGACAACTGGCTGGTGTATCAGTGCCTGGCCACGGCGGACGGCACCACCATCAAGACCTACGCGGGGGATAACGCCATGCGGTCCCTCTTGCTGGACAAGCTGCGGGGCAGTGAGCTGCTGGTGGTGAACCGCGCCGAGCACGTCAACGACGACGAGAGCCGCCAGCTCATCCACAAGCTGGTGCGGCAGGCCAGCCGCCGCTGCGATATTGCCTACGAGTTCGCCGACGGCAGCGTGGCCTACGACGACATTCCCGACCCGCTGCCCTTCGATGTGAACGCGCCGGTCATCGAGATCCCCGAGGAATTCTTCGGCATCTGGTATATGGACTGCATGGACGACGCCAAGAAGTACGACGGCAAGACCGTGAAGTTCCTCGCCCAGGTCTGCCAGACCAACCGGGCGGGCAAGGGCAGCTTTGTGCCCGGCCGCTTCGCCATGACCTGCTGTGTGCAGGACATCCAGTTTGTGGGCTTCCCCTGCAAGTACGACGACTACAAGAACCTGGAACAGCGCAGCTGGATCACCCTGACCGCCAAGGTGAACGTGAAGTACCATCCCATCTACCAGGGCCAGACCCCCGACGCCACCGGCCCGGTGCTCACCGCCCTCAAAGTGGAGCCCGGCGAAAAGCCCAAGGACGACGTGGTTATGTTCAGCTGA
- the scfB gene encoding thioether cross-link-forming SCIFF peptide maturase: MIHQYKLGGYNIVLDVFSGSVHAVDEVAYDAIALIDGGKSREETAAALEKKYAGRADVTPADIRDCLDDIDELTKEGKLFAPDAYADYAFDFKNRSNVVKALCLHVAHTCNLNCSYCFAAQGKFHGEAGLMSFETGKQALDFLVAHSGTRRNLEVDFFGGEPLMNFEVCKQLVAYARSIEKAAGKNFRFTLTTNGIGITDEVIEWANKECYNVVLSLDGRKEVNDRFRVDLAGNGSYDRIVPKFQKLVKARGGKGYYMRGTFTHHNVDFTKDLFHMADDLGFTELSMEPVVASPDSPEALTEEDLPKLFDQYELLAKDMLRRQKAGKPITFYHYILDLKHGPCIYKRISGCGSGTEYMAVTPWGDLYPCHQFVGDPEYKLGNVWDGVTNTALRDEFKLCNVYARPDCKDCWARLYCAGGCAANALHATGDIHGTYEYGCKVFRKRMECALMIQVAQRLDPELTRNAVQYESDCDGCE, from the coding sequence ATGATCCATCAGTACAAACTGGGCGGTTACAACATCGTGCTGGACGTGTTCAGCGGCAGCGTGCACGCCGTGGACGAGGTGGCCTATGACGCCATTGCCCTGATCGACGGCGGCAAGAGCCGGGAGGAGACGGCCGCGGCGCTGGAGAAGAAGTACGCGGGCCGCGCCGACGTGACCCCCGCCGATATCCGGGACTGCCTGGACGACATCGACGAGCTGACGAAGGAAGGCAAGCTGTTTGCCCCCGACGCCTACGCCGACTATGCCTTTGATTTCAAGAACCGTTCCAACGTGGTGAAGGCGCTCTGCCTGCATGTGGCGCACACCTGCAACCTGAACTGCAGCTATTGCTTTGCGGCCCAGGGCAAGTTCCACGGCGAGGCGGGGCTGATGAGCTTCGAGACCGGCAAACAGGCGCTGGATTTCCTGGTCGCCCATTCGGGCACCCGGCGCAACCTGGAAGTGGACTTTTTCGGCGGCGAACCGCTGATGAACTTTGAGGTGTGCAAGCAGCTGGTGGCCTACGCCCGCAGCATCGAGAAGGCGGCGGGCAAGAATTTCCGGTTCACGCTGACCACCAACGGCATCGGCATCACCGACGAGGTCATCGAGTGGGCCAACAAGGAATGCTACAACGTGGTGCTGTCGCTGGACGGCCGCAAGGAAGTGAACGACCGGTTCCGTGTGGACCTGGCGGGCAACGGCAGCTATGACCGCATCGTGCCCAAGTTCCAGAAGCTGGTCAAGGCCCGGGGCGGCAAGGGCTATTACATGCGGGGCACTTTTACCCATCACAACGTGGATTTCACGAAAGATCTGTTTCATATGGCGGACGATCTGGGCTTCACGGAACTGTCCATGGAGCCGGTGGTGGCGTCCCCCGATTCGCCGGAAGCCCTCACCGAGGAGGACCTGCCCAAGCTGTTCGACCAGTACGAGCTGCTGGCCAAGGACATGCTGCGCCGCCAGAAGGCGGGCAAGCCCATCACCTTCTACCATTATATCCTGGACCTGAAACACGGCCCCTGCATCTACAAGCGGATCTCGGGGTGCGGTTCCGGCACCGAGTACATGGCGGTGACGCCCTGGGGGGATCTGTATCCCTGCCACCAGTTTGTGGGCGACCCGGAATACAAGCTGGGCAACGTCTGGGACGGCGTGACCAACACCGCCCTGCGGGATGAGTTCAAGCTGTGCAATGTGTATGCCCGCCCCGACTGCAAGGATTGCTGGGCGCGGCTCTACTGTGCGGGCGGCTGCGCGGCCAACGCGCTGCACGCCACCGGCGACATTCACGGCACCTACGAGTACGGATGCAAGGTGTTCCGCAAGCGGATGGAATGCGCGCTGATGATCCAGGTGGCCCAGCGCCTCGACCCGGAACTGACCCGCAACGCCGTGCAGTATGAGAGCGACTGCGACGGCTGCGAGTGA